Within Haematobia irritans isolate KBUSLIRL chromosome 2, ASM5000362v1, whole genome shotgun sequence, the genomic segment ATGCCATCAGTGCCAGCTATTAATTTGAATCAGAGTTCTTAATCTGGTACCACGGAAGTCAGAAGCACCTGGAAATGTTATGGTTAAACCTAGATCGCCAGGTGTGGAGTTGCAAGTAAACAACCGGTTTCCGATAATCACAAAACGGGAGGAGTATTTGGTGAGGTTAGGTATAATGGTGGCCCGAtatttccattgtgatacctaagcggtgaacttctctcttatcactgagttccgTTTCTATGTTTGGGTCAAAGGAAAGGGACCTCGttattatagccgagttcgaacgccttccacattgcggtgaaaccactaagagaagctttggaacacttagaaatgtcactagcattactgagagaggaTAGTCCAccgctaaaattttgtttggtgttcgaaactggatttgaacccacgaccctgtgtatgaaaggcgagcatgctaaccattgcaccactgtggctcccggGAGGAGTATGTtcctcataaagggtgataaatACGCCCAAAATGAGTGCAATCCAATTAGTATTGACGCACGCTTGTCCCTTTCCAAGGTGTCGACAGGTCCAGGAAAGTGAAATCCGTATTCCGTAGCGTATTCTCACATTGCCCTACCCACCCATGTGGAATCCAACTGATATAGGTGCACGCTGGCCTACGTACTGGTGAATTAACACGTCCCGAGATCTGATGTCCCGTTGGTGATGCGGGTGCGGTGTGTTGGGAACCTGGTAGACGCATTGACCGGACCCATCAGTCTCGGTCGCAGGGTTTACCCATTGCTGGCACTTATCTGCGTTATCAAAAATGAATATTATCAGCAAGAATATGGAGAATATGAGCAAGAATTAGAACAAATCTGGGGTAGTCGTATTTCAGTGCTTCTGCTCTCCAAGACCTTGTGCAAATTTGTTTTACCCTCTCACTTAATATTAAGCTTCAATTCGTTTTTTGTTCCATAGAGGATAGCAAATAGAAATTTGGAATTTAACCACGTTTCCTTtgtagaaaatacaattttcctgCAATTTCCACAAAAGGAGCAATCGAATTACACGAATCGCCCCtgcattttaattctttttaagCATCAATTAAATGCAGCATTTTGTCATCCCTTTTGCATTGCACTCATATCATTGTGTATTCtcataaaaaaaacagcattcaatttaaaattcacTTAACACATCTTTCGTTCCCGAAGAATTTAGGATGCTGTACATTTCCCATACATCTCCTCTAATTCTATTCATCAATTTTAGCGAAACGTTTTCTTCATTTTCTCCATGTCCAAGTCGTTGATGTGTCCATTGTCTTTAGTTCCTAGGAAGTCTATTCAAGAAGACAATAGAATCTCTCAAATGGAAATTTCCCTCCGCTTATTTTCATTGCTTACTAGGGCCATGAGTGGCATCTAATCTGTATGCATCAGCGAAGCTTAGAAACAAAATGCGGAGAACCTACTTCAAAGTCAAAAAAGGTAACAAAATGCTACCGCGGCTAACGAAATGTAGACAAAAGCAGCAGTGTAGGACCCCTAAATGGGTGAATGTGGCGAAAAAAAACAGGAAAAGGATTGGGCCACTGGTGTGTTCGTGATGTACAGCACTTAATTAACACTGCAAATTGGAGAAGGTCTTATCATCTGCTGCACTGTGTTCTGTGGCACATAGGGAGGAACTCTTTAGGATTTACTTTCACTAAACGAACGGAAGGATGTAACAAGCAGGGATGTCAAATCGTATAGAGGTTTAAAGCAATTATTCCAATATTTAGGCAGATTGAGTTAGCAGCAGAAAATATATAGTACTAGtgatacctattacgatgattaTCGAATAAGTTCGTAATAGGTATCAACGACTATGGTATTcatattattattgatttaaagggtgatacggtcaaaatttggtcaagggaaaacgcgtgtaaatcggtgaaatcgtttatttaaaaaatcaaattaaatttctttttcaagttcaattagtataaaattcaggaaaaatattcagttaggctttcgcttttccaaatccgaattgccgggcctcacgcttgacacctgccatcagattttgtacagccaccttgtccaccttcttcgccgcagaaagccagtttgccttgtactgctgctcgttcttagcagtttttttggtcttctttaggttccgcttgacaatagcccagtatttctcaattgggtggagctctggcgtgttgggaggattcttgtccttggaaagcacctgcacgttgttggcggcgtaccactccatggcctttttaccgtaatggcaagatgccaaatcaggccaaaacagtacggaacaaccgtgtttcttcaggaaaggcagcagacgtttattcaaacactctttcacgtaaatttcttggttgacagtcccggaagctatgaaaatgctgcttttcaagccacaggtacagatggcttgccaaaccagatatttctttgcgaactttgacagttttatgtgcttgaaaatatctactacctttccacttccttttgccgtataaaactcctgtcccggaagctgcttgtagtcggctttgacgtaggtttcgtcgtccattaccacgcagtcaaacttcgtcagcatcgtcgtgtacagcctccgggatcgcgctttggccgtcgtattttgtttatcatcgcgatttggagtcactaccttcttgtaagtcgatagtccggctcgtttttggctcgatacacggttgtagacgatacacccagcttatttgcggcatctcggagagagagtttagggtttcgcttgaaactaccggcaactctctttgtcgtctcagcggcttccggttttcgatttccccccgatccagacttcctggctgttgacaaacgttccccaaacactttaattacatttgtaacggttgatttggcaacttttagcgattttgccagctatgCGTGCGAATAGctcgattttcgcgatgcgcgagcaaaattttgatacgctgctcttcttgcgtggacggcattttgacaactgaagagtgaaaatcaaaataggagcaacattctacacacacacaccttcaaaatgagtggtgttcaggtttttaaatgcaaaattgaaagaaatacgtcaagtttatattgaccaaattttgatcgtatcaccctttattccgaTGATTATCGAATAAGTTCCTAATAGGTATCGACGACTAtggtattaatattattattgatttatatGGAACGAAAGGAGGAAACGTATAGCTATAAAGTTTCTTAACCAATATGACGCCACACTCTTCTATTAAGATATCAATAACTTCGTCGTAATAGGTACGATGTGAATAGTTATcgctttatatttatataacgaAGGAAACACAAAACCACGATTTTCAATAATAGTCCCATATCTTCGGTTACAGCGATtataggtacctattacattGATAATCGAAGAAGACCATAATAGGTATCTACGACGATGGTATTCATCTTATTGATGTAACTGGAAATGAAAGGAAGAAGCTGTAAAGTTTCTTAACCAGTATTACGCCGTACTGTTCCCTTAAGATGTCTTAACATTTCAAGCCCCCCACACTTGTATATTGAGAATGCTCCCATCATCAGATTCTCTCACTTTCTTTGAAGATGGAGCTCTACGGGGTttgttctaaaaataaaatccctgatttttatgtaaaaaatctccctatacatttttttaaatattttcaatgctCATCCCTGTACCAGCAATAGCAGTTTTTGGAAAATGGATTTTGTTGCATGTaagcgaaaaaaaatctaattaaacacCAATCTTCCCATCCACCAACTAAAAAGCCTCTCCCATCACTCTATTATTTCCTCGCAATGAGTCTACCATTTGCTATTTCTATTAACTTTACTCACCTGGCATAATAGGCTGCTGCTGCCATTGCTTGGGCAGTTTCAAGACGGACTTCAATCTTTTTGCCATGCCGATAGGGCAATTTGGCTGTGCCATCCTGTTCAAGTACGAGGACATCCTGAAATTCACCGGTATCCTCTTCAAAAACTATGGGTAGAGCTGAGGGTCTATTGTTGCGTCCATTATTATTTTGTACAGCTGAAGGGGGGACGGCAGGGGTGTTGCTTGTCCCAGAATTGGTGGGTAAAAGGCCAGCCTGTTGTAAGGTCTGCTCTACGGAAAGTTGTTGCATCAGTTCTTGGTCATGGTCCTCCAATGTTACAATATCTTCGGAAGTCGTAGTGTTATTGTTGCAATTGGATGAAACATTATGATTCGTGGTGGTGGCGGTGTTGGTATGCGGTGCCATGGGggtattttcatcgtgagctccCAAGGGATGTTCGCGCATTGCATTTCCTCCCATTTTGCAGAATTGTGATGGCgttgatgatgctgatgaggagcCTTGTTTTGGCAGGTTATTATTTAAATGTTGCACATTGCCTGCACCATTGACTGACGCTCCATTTTCCGCCAGAGGCTGCATCAGCTTatgttgctgctgttgctgctgctgatgaTGTTGGATTTTTTGTTCCCTTAACTGCTGATACAGCATGGATTTATGTTCTCCATCGGCTTTTGTCCTCTGCTGAGGATTGTAGCCGGCTGGTGTTGCTGTCATTTTTGCATTCGGTCCGTTGGGCGCCAGTAGCGGTGGAGGTGCAACATATGCCGGCGGCTGATTGTGCGTTAATTTGCTGGCATGTGCTGCGGCTTTCTTATCCAGTTCCTTGTCATGGCTAGACTTTTTGTGAGATTTATGCGTTCGGCCCGAGGTGCCACAGCCACCGTTGGTGGCCGATGCAACACCTCCTTGGCCAACACCATGACTGGCCATTAATTTCTTTTTGAGCAGACGTGAAGGTGGCAATGGAGGTGGTGCTGCTTGATTCCTTTCCGGAGGTGGTGGAGGCATAGGAGGCCGTTCTCTTATTGTCTCATAAACATGATTTAAGGGTGCTGGTGGTGGAGGTGGTTGGGATTCgatgagaaaatgttttttagtgtCCACTGGCTCCACATAGGAATcggaaaattgaaaatgttgctGATAACTGGCGCCCGACGTGGGGGGTgctataattttattgaaactcTTTAGGGTAGACTTTTGAGACCAATTGGGAGCATTATTCGTTTGAGGCAAAGGGATTTGAGGTCTTCCCGAATTTCTTTGGTGTAgcaaaaattgttgttgttgtagaagcaattgttgttgttgctgctgctgctggtcACTTTCTACAAATGTCGTATGGCTCAACAAGTTACGCTCGTAAATATCGTTCAATAGATTTGTGGCATTTTTCGAAATGTGATTGAATGTCGATACAGGTtgatggtgttgttgttgctgttgttgttgttgctgtaaaTGTTGCATCTTTTGATGCTGGATTGGTATGCGACTCATTGCTTGGCTATTGAGGGAAGATTTCGTTTGTTGTGCATGTATATGTGGTTGCTGTTGCAATTGACCAGAATTTAGACCATGGTTTGGAGCCTGCATGAAATGCTGGTTGGTCTGATTTACAGCTGGCATTTGCTGATGTTGAATGTCATAGCTTAATACTCCTGATCCAACGCCAAcaccgccaccaccaccaccacccacTACATGAAGCCCATTTGTCGTTGAACATCCTGCATTTGTGGCTTTGGACTTTGGCAAGTTGGCAATGTTTACAGTGTAGTAGGGTTGTTGCAATTGcattggttgttgttgttgtttttgctgctgttgttgttgaaaTTGCATTCTTCGTTGCTGTTGATATTGCTGATATGTCGGTCTCATGTTTCCTCCAACCCCATTCAGAGCGGTTGAATTCCCCTGTGTATGAACAATGGCTGCTGTAGTTCCGTTGTTTGTAGTTCCGGCATCATTACGTTTTAAGCCCGCATGTCGTGTTCGATGGACAgaggcctatagaaaattgaagagaATAACCAGACGAAACaaatatgttaaatattttgttaattacaGCACATTTTTCAATCATCCATATTAGTGGTAGGGACGGGGGGATAAGGGTTGCAAAAAATCGATTTGTgtttaaattaaactttaacCTGAATCGAAAGTGGGTGAAAAGAGGAAACTACTATAAAAGATGGAAAATAGCTATGCAATGAAGATCATTGGATGTagtgaaagtttttatttttgctttaaatCCCAGAAAATGACGAACAGGATTCCTACTGTACCTATCTACCATGTAAGAGTTCCTACTGTTTCTATCTACTACATAttggaataaaaagaaatttatttattacaagatttacaatcataataaattatgaaaataaatatataaaaaattaggtgctaacaacaaaggtttttgacatttaaaaagaaattaatttcttaaaatttttggaaaattaaaaaaacaaaaactagaaACTAGATTCATACTGATCCTATCTATGTAAAAATTGCTACTCTACCCATCTACCATATATtgggatttataaaaaatttaatttttttggaacatttttggaaaattaaaaatacacgAAACTAGTTTCCTACTATACCTATCTGCTATGTAAGAATTCCTACTAAATCGATTATTTTCACATGttgggaaaaataaaaaataactagAAACTAGATTCCTACTGTACCTATCTACTATGTAAGAGTTGCCATTGTGCACATCTACCATATATTGggacttataaaaaatttaatttttttggaacatttttggaaaattaaaaatacacgAAACTAGTTTCCTACTATACCTATCTTCTATGTAAGAATCCCTACTGTTCCTGTCTACTACATATtaaatcttataaaaataaatcaattatttttacatttttggaaaattaaaaaaagtattagAAACTAGATTCCTACTGTACCTATCTACTATATAAGAATACCTACTATATATTTggacttataaaaataaatccattatttttacatttgtggaaaattatttgtttacaaatccataatgaaatcaattatccAATTAAATATGATTACCATACTAAAAAAACGAACTATGTCTCTTTCCCCCTCCCACAATAAAACATCACTAAAAATATGGCTGCATTCcaaacaaaaatctaaaaacGTAACATTCATATGTTTCCAAAGTTTTTCACCTAATTTCCCCTGCCTCTAATTGCCAATGTCACGAGCATGGCAATATTTCCTTTTTCATTTCCATTTCAATTAGCattaatcactcaaaaatttgaaaaatgcttCCAGGCCCCAATTTGAAGAGACCGAAAAACTCTTGAAAATTCTACGAAATCCACTTAAACGACATTCACCAGGTTctgttttctgttttatttgtGTCTACATTAATTGCCGATGACGAACGATGctctggaaaatcaccaaaagcCTTTCCCttcaatgtctttattttaaattggtAACAAAGCGTAAATCTATAAATACACGAAGGAGGAAGAGTTTTTTTCAGTGGCTTCTTTTtagattttcattcattttatgaTGAAGTGGATTGTGTGTCATAGTCATTGCTGTGACCAGTAAGGCATATGGAAATAAGCAGCGGGtttcaaaaacacaaaaaaaagttttatgacTTCCCATCTGTCTGTCACATGACATTTTCATGTTGCACTTGTCATAAAATTAGGCATTTACATACATGAAACAACGTTCTCCCTGGTGTTTATTGTGGCTACGTGTGTTCTTGTCTCAGtta encodes:
- the LOC142225272 gene encoding uncharacterized protein LOC142225272 → MLKRSKSNRSQRANRRSGAGKSSLQQQKLESLEDNNRHSDGDSSQSSITTPAVFASVHRTRHAGLKRNDAGTTNNGTTAAIVHTQGNSTALNGVGGNMRPTYQQYQQQRRMQFQQQQQQKQQQQPMQLQQPYYTVNIANLPKSKATNAGCSTTNGLHVVGGGGGGGVGVGSGVLSYDIQHQQMPAVNQTNQHFMQAPNHGLNSGQLQQQPHIHAQQTKSSLNSQAMSRIPIQHQKMQHLQQQQQQQQQHHQPVSTFNHISKNATNLLNDIYERNLLSHTTFVESDQQQQQQQQLLLQQQQFLLHQRNSGRPQIPLPQTNNAPNWSQKSTLKSFNKIIAPPTSGASYQQHFQFSDSYVEPVDTKKHFLIESQPPPPPAPLNHVYETIRERPPMPPPPPERNQAAPPPLPPSRLLKKKLMASHGVGQGGVASATNGGCGTSGRTHKSHKKSSHDKELDKKAAAHASKLTHNQPPAYVAPPPLLAPNGPNAKMTATPAGYNPQQRTKADGEHKSMLYQQLREQKIQHHQQQQQQQHKLMQPLAENGASVNGAGNVQHLNNNLPKQGSSSASSTPSQFCKMGGNAMREHPLGAHDENTPMAPHTNTATTTNHNVSSNCNNNTTTSEDIVTLEDHDQELMQQLSVEQTLQQAGLLPTNSGTSNTPAVPPSAVQNNNGRNNRPSALPIVFEEDTGEFQDVLVLEQDGTAKLPYRHGKKIEVRLETAQAMAAAAYYASYINKMNTIVVDTYYGLLRLSIDNYSHRTYYDEVIDILIEECGVILVKKLYSYTFPPFVPYKSIIILIP